The Bacillus vallismortis genome window below encodes:
- a CDS encoding ABC transporter permease: MFLALRELKYAKLRYFLIGFIMVLIAWLVLFVSGLAKGLASDNASSIQKMDTDYLVIQKEADHRLVRSILSEDKLKDIQDYTNNESAAPLGIQMTTFTQKGSSKKIDATFFAVDMKGFLAPDVIDGRMINNKTTNEIVADSSLKEDGLRLGDYIKEQFSGKTFEIVGFSKGESFSHTPVIHINFKEWGEIHKLSANKQLFFNAIALKTSQDAAEQIDKNVAGVDLIDKSEALKSIPGYSEEQGSLIMMIVFLFIIAAFVLAVFFYVMTIQKINQFGVLKAIGATTGYIARNIVFQVLLLTFISLVISIVLTYGVAAILPSSMPFDLTPKLVLGSSGLFLAVSVIGSLISLYKVTKIDAIEAIGSAAQ, translated from the coding sequence GTGTTTCTTGCTTTACGAGAACTTAAATATGCTAAGTTGCGTTATTTTTTAATTGGGTTCATCATGGTGCTTATCGCCTGGCTTGTTCTTTTTGTTTCTGGACTTGCAAAAGGACTAGCTTCTGATAATGCTTCTTCAATTCAAAAGATGGATACAGACTATCTTGTGATTCAAAAAGAAGCAGATCATCGCTTGGTCCGTTCAATATTGTCTGAGGACAAACTGAAAGACATTCAAGACTACACCAACAATGAATCAGCTGCACCTTTAGGAATACAGATGACCACATTTACTCAGAAAGGGTCTTCTAAAAAGATTGATGCCACATTCTTTGCCGTAGATATGAAAGGATTTTTGGCTCCTGATGTTATCGATGGCCGTATGATTAACAACAAGACCACAAATGAAATCGTTGCAGATAGTTCGCTAAAAGAAGATGGATTGAGATTGGGGGACTATATAAAAGAGCAGTTCTCCGGTAAAACGTTTGAGATTGTGGGGTTCTCAAAAGGAGAATCATTTAGCCACACACCTGTGATCCACATCAATTTCAAAGAGTGGGGAGAAATTCATAAACTTTCTGCTAATAAACAATTGTTTTTTAACGCAATCGCTTTAAAGACAAGTCAAGATGCTGCAGAGCAAATTGATAAGAATGTAGCAGGGGTTGATTTAATTGATAAAAGTGAGGCTCTCAAGAGTATTCCTGGATACTCTGAGGAGCAAGGCTCGCTTATCATGATGATTGTTTTTCTATTTATTATTGCAGCTTTTGTGTTAGCCGTATTCTTCTATGTTATGACCATACAGAAAATCAATCAATTCGGGGTATTAAAGGCCATTGGTGCAACGACCGGTTATATAGCGCGCAATATTGTATTCCAAGTTTTATTATTAACATTTATCAGTCTTGTAATCAGTATAGTACTAACATATGGTGTGGCGGCTATTTTACCAAGCAGCATGCCATTTGACCTTACACCGAAATTAGTTTTAGGTTCTTCAGGTCTTTTTCTGGCTGTTTCAGTGATTGGATCGTTAATATCTCTATATAAAGTTACAAAAATTGACGCTATTGAAGCGATTGGAAGTGCAGCACAATGA
- a CDS encoding response regulator transcription factor, with protein MINILIVDDDEHILELLRHYLQVEGFGVFEAFDGEEASSILATKQVHLAVVDVMMPHKDGFQLCEEIRKYYDFPVIMLTAKDQLMDKEKGFSAGTDDYLTKPFEPKELMFRIKALLRRYKMVNSEKIRLNHTVIDRKSYEVHCNDKLLMLPMKEFELLSQLASYPDRIFTREELIHLIWGADFDGDDRTVDVHIKRLRSRFSVTDDFHIKTIRGIGYKLVVEQK; from the coding sequence ATGATAAATATACTCATTGTGGATGATGATGAACATATTCTTGAATTACTTAGACATTATCTTCAAGTCGAGGGCTTTGGTGTCTTTGAAGCTTTCGATGGTGAAGAAGCCTCTTCCATTCTTGCAACAAAGCAAGTTCATTTAGCTGTGGTCGACGTCATGATGCCTCATAAGGACGGTTTTCAGCTCTGTGAAGAAATTAGAAAATATTATGATTTTCCTGTTATTATGCTGACTGCTAAAGACCAGCTCATGGATAAAGAAAAAGGGTTTTCTGCCGGAACGGATGACTATCTGACTAAACCTTTCGAGCCGAAAGAATTGATGTTTCGCATAAAAGCCTTACTTCGTCGTTATAAAATGGTGAATTCAGAAAAAATCCGCCTTAATCATACTGTCATAGACAGGAAAAGCTATGAAGTGCATTGTAACGATAAATTGCTGATGCTGCCGATGAAAGAGTTTGAACTATTGTCACAGCTTGCAAGCTACCCAGACAGAATTTTTACACGGGAAGAATTAATCCATTTGATTTGGGGAGCCGACTTTGACGGAGATGATCGAACAGTTGATGTTCATATTAAACGGCTGCGCAGTCGTTTTTCTGTTACTGATGATTTTCATATTAAAACGATTCGCGGTATTGGTTATAAATTGGTGGTGGAACAAAAGTGA
- a CDS encoding VOC family protein, which translates to MKPRITVITLGVDNLEKSLHFYRDGLGLPTEGIVGTEFEHGAVAFFDLQTGLKLAIWNRKDIAHETKVTLTAPSPAEFTLGHNVNSKAEVDKVMEQAKQAGATITDPAHDTFWGGYSGHFQDPDGHLWEIVWNPHWDTIE; encoded by the coding sequence ATGAAACCACGGATTACAGTAATCACTTTAGGCGTAGATAACTTAGAAAAATCGCTGCACTTCTATCGGGATGGTCTAGGTCTGCCTACAGAAGGAATAGTTGGCACAGAATTTGAACATGGTGCAGTAGCCTTTTTTGACTTACAAACAGGACTAAAACTTGCCATATGGAATCGCAAAGACATCGCACATGAGACAAAAGTTACTTTAACTGCACCAAGCCCTGCCGAATTTACATTAGGACATAATGTTAATAGTAAAGCTGAAGTCGATAAAGTCATGGAACAGGCAAAACAGGCAGGAGCAACGATAACTGATCCTGCTCATGATACTTTTTGGGGCGGATACTCCGGTCACTTCCAAGACCCTGATGGGCACTTATGGGAAATCGTTTGGAATCCGCACTGGGATACAATTGAATAA
- a CDS encoding HAMP domain-containing sensor histidine kinase, translated as MRTLYLKIVITTIVVMIFSSVAAFFISNAYYQYNLKPYNDKKLTRMAEDVKTFYENNPNVNLDDYLTNIGDLGYQIYLVNEHGHSSFFGGSFREKDLSDQVIQSVLDGHIYHGISQFSSKGFITGFFDNALLNTIGVPITDKGHQYALFFRPNTELQFGELRTFFALILLLTILISILFVLISTRYIVKPIITLTQATKQIAKGKYDIQLNVKLRDEIGELADHFSQMAKSLEQLEAMRQEFVSNVSHEIQSPLASIQGFSQTLQSKKLSKEQRQHYLSIIENESRRMSQLSKQLLTLASLDKEKEILSKNTFDVAAQMKQVLFMIEWNWREKDLTVEMELPSALIYADEQLLHQVWTNLLVNSIKFTEKGGVISIKLIKKENEYYIEIKDTGIGISQNDLPHIFNRFYKADKARNRKEASSGLGLAITKKIIELHNGQIHVESQLGKGTAFHICLPKK; from the coding sequence GTGAGGACACTCTATTTAAAAATTGTTATTACCACTATTGTTGTGATGATTTTCAGCAGTGTGGCTGCTTTTTTTATTTCCAATGCATATTACCAATATAACCTTAAACCTTATAATGACAAAAAATTAACCCGCATGGCCGAAGATGTAAAGACATTTTATGAAAACAACCCTAATGTTAACCTTGACGACTATTTAACGAATATCGGTGATTTAGGTTACCAAATTTATTTAGTCAATGAACATGGCCACAGCTCTTTTTTTGGCGGATCTTTCAGAGAAAAAGATTTAAGTGATCAAGTGATTCAATCCGTTTTAGATGGTCACATATATCACGGTATTTCTCAGTTTTCTTCTAAAGGCTTTATTACAGGTTTTTTTGACAATGCACTGCTCAATACGATCGGAGTTCCAATCACGGACAAAGGACATCAATATGCCCTTTTTTTCCGTCCTAATACGGAGCTCCAATTTGGGGAACTACGAACCTTTTTTGCATTGATTCTTCTTCTCACCATTTTAATCAGCATTCTTTTTGTTTTGATCAGTACCCGTTATATTGTTAAGCCAATCATTACATTAACTCAAGCTACAAAACAAATCGCTAAAGGAAAATATGATATTCAATTAAACGTAAAATTGCGTGATGAAATTGGTGAATTGGCCGACCATTTTTCGCAAATGGCAAAAAGTTTAGAGCAACTGGAAGCTATGCGCCAAGAATTTGTTTCTAACGTTTCACATGAAATTCAATCACCGCTTGCTTCTATACAAGGCTTTTCACAGACATTGCAATCTAAGAAATTATCTAAAGAACAGCGTCAGCATTACTTGTCTATCATCGAAAATGAGAGCCGGCGCATGTCACAGTTAAGTAAGCAATTACTAACACTAGCATCCTTAGATAAAGAGAAGGAAATATTGAGTAAAAATACCTTTGATGTCGCTGCTCAAATGAAACAAGTGTTATTTATGATTGAATGGAACTGGCGTGAAAAAGATTTAACTGTGGAAATGGAGCTCCCTTCTGCTCTCATTTATGCGGATGAGCAATTGCTCCATCAAGTGTGGACTAACTTGCTTGTAAATAGTATCAAATTCACTGAAAAAGGCGGGGTAATTTCCATAAAACTGATAAAAAAAGAAAATGAATATTACATTGAGATCAAGGATACAGGTATTGGTATTTCACAAAATGACTTACCTCATATATTCAACCGCTTTTATAAAGCAGATAAGGCTAGGAACCGTAAAGAAGCCAGCAGCGGTTTAGGACTTGCCATTACTAAGAAAATTATTGAGCTGCATAATGGTCAAATCCATGTTGAAAGCCAACTAGGGAAAGGAACCGCTTTTCATATTTGCCTGCCTAAAAAGTAA
- a CDS encoding ABC transporter ATP-binding protein translates to MSQKLILDHIDKVFGDGESSVKVLDQVSLEVKAGEFVAVVGPSGSGKSTFLSIAGALLSPTRGRIMIDGSDISQVTEKKMNRIRLKKIGFVFQSSNLIPYLTVRDQLLLISKLAGSSNNKAEQRAIDLLQRLGLKHRMNSYPQSLSGGERQRVAIARAWMNDPEIILADEPTASLDSERGRTIVKMLADEVKSREKAAVMVTHDKRMLDLCDRVVYIDDGKLSELT, encoded by the coding sequence ATGAGTCAAAAATTGATTCTTGACCATATTGATAAAGTGTTCGGTGACGGCGAATCGTCTGTAAAAGTTCTTGATCAAGTGTCTCTTGAAGTGAAAGCCGGAGAATTTGTTGCAGTTGTCGGGCCATCCGGTTCTGGTAAAAGTACGTTTCTCTCAATTGCCGGAGCGTTGCTTTCTCCAACAAGAGGCCGCATTATGATTGATGGAAGTGATATCAGTCAAGTAACGGAAAAAAAGATGAATCGCATTAGATTAAAAAAAATCGGATTTGTATTTCAGTCATCTAATTTAATCCCTTATTTAACGGTTCGTGACCAGTTATTGCTTATTTCGAAGCTAGCGGGAAGTTCTAATAACAAAGCAGAACAAAGAGCAATTGATCTTCTTCAAAGACTTGGATTAAAGCATCGTATGAATAGTTATCCACAAAGTTTATCCGGGGGAGAACGTCAACGTGTTGCCATTGCTCGGGCTTGGATGAATGACCCGGAGATCATTCTTGCTGATGAGCCGACAGCGAGTCTTGACTCAGAGCGCGGCCGTACAATTGTAAAAATGTTAGCAGATGAAGTGAAATCTAGAGAAAAAGCTGCTGTAATGGTTACTCATGATAAAAGAATGTTAGATTTATGCGACCGTGTTGTGTATATCGATGACGGTAAACTTTCAGAACTAACATAA